The stretch of DNA AGCGTGTCCTCCCATACCGTCGGCGACAATGAAAAAACGTCCTTCTTCATCATCAACAAAATAATTATCTTGATTGACTGTACGTACTATTCCTGTATCTGTAAGACCTATAAAACGACGTTTCATACGTAATTTGCCTGATGATTTTTTGCGAGTTTAAAACATTCGGTCACTGCGGTCAATCTTTCTGTAAAGTCTTAGCAATGCCCAAGCAGGAACAAGTGCCAAACCAGCAGCGATCGCAGCAAGATTAATAGAACCATTAACGAATAAGAGAGTTGCCGATAAAATCAATGCGCCGATCAAAATAGTATGGTTAGTACCCATCTGAACTGCACTGAGACGACGTAAGGCTCGTTCTGATTCGATTGAGCGTACTCTTACCCGTAAATCTCCTCGCTCTAATTTATCTATTGTATCCTCGATTCGTCTAGGGAGTCCTAAAGCTGTACTACCAACTTGAGCAGCTTGTCTTCCTATTTCATCGAAAATTGTACTATTGTTTCGTCCGTTACTATTTGTCATAAGCTGCATTGCAAATGGTTGTGCCACTTCCATAAAATTAAATTCGGGGTCTAATCCTTTGCCTACTCCTTCCAGGGTAGAAAAAGCGCGCATTACAAAGGTAAATGTAGCTGGAAACCGAAATGGTTGTCCGTAGGCAATGTCATAAAGATCTTCACTAATCGCTTCAATCGATTGTTCCTCAAACGGCTTATCCATGAAGTTATCCAGCATATACTGAACTGAACGTCTAACTGGACTAAGATCGCCTGTAGGAGTTAAAGCACCTACTTCGATTAAGGAATTAACTACTAAATCGGCATTTTTTTGAGCAATACCAAACAATGTATCCATTAATTTTTCACGGATATTATTTTTGATCTGCCCCATCATGCCAAAATCGTAGAAAATTAAAGAACCTTCAGGACTAACAGCAATATTGCCTGGATGGGGATCGGCGTGAAAAAAACCACTGTTTAACAATTGTTGTAGATAAGCTTTTGCTCCCAACCTAGCTAATAATTTGCGGTCTAAACCTGCTGCTTCAATCGCTTCATAATGACTAATTTTAATGCCTGGCAAATATTCTAAGGTCAAAACTCGTGGAGAAGCATATCGCCAGTAAACTCTGGGGACATGCACCCAATTTTCTTGACGGAAATTACGCCGAAAAGTGTCAGCATTTCGCCCTTCATTAATATAATCAGTTTCTTCCCAGAGAATTCGACAGCATTCTTCATAAATCCCAATCCAGTCTTTTCCTTGCCCCCAACGAGGATGATTTTGAAAATAACGAGCAATTTGTTTGAGAATGGCGAGATCAATTGTAAATAATTGTTTCAATCCTGGTCGTTGGACTTTAACAACCACTTCTTCCCCACTATGAAGTTGAGCTTTATGAACTTGTCCTAAGCTTGCTGCTGCTAAAGGAGTAGGATCGAATTTATGAAATAACTGTCCGATTGGTTTACCTAAATCTTTCTCGATAATTGCTGCTACTTGCTCGTAGGCAAAAGCAGGAACTCGATCTTGTAATTTAGCTAATTCTTCAACATATTCTGAGGGAAATAAATCTGCACGAGTAGAAAACAACTGCCCTACTTTAATAAAAGTTGGACCTAATTCTAATAAGCTTTCTCTAATCCAAATCGCTTGAGCTTTTCTTCTTTGGGCTAGTTTTTCTTCAGTAAAACCACCTGAATAAGACCATTTTTTACCATTACGCCAGAATTTAAAAAGCAGGGTAAAAACAAAAATCCAAATATCGATGCGACGACGAGTTCGAGAATAATTTTCACGATTCCAACGATAAGTTTTTTTGCCTGTTTCTGGTCGATTGATTGCCAAATTTGAGTCTGAATTAGACTCGTTATTTACAGAATTTTGGGAGGTTTGAGAGACGGCAGACACTCGTTTTCTTAATAAAATTTTTACTAAATCTGATTTTTATCCAAAAATGATTATGTATAAGCTAATTTTATTTAGCTTGCCATAATCCTAATTTAAAGTTATTGATTGCGATATTTATTCAATTCAGCTTTTAAGCTGGCAATTTCTGCTCGTAATTGATCGAGCATTTCTTGTAAGTCTTCGGTATCAACATTTTTATTATTGTTAGTAGTACCGGAGGCAGGATTTGCTGAAGCAAAATTAGCTTCTCGTTCGGCTCTAGCTTGAACTTCTTCAATAAATTGTCTAAGATTTTCTCTGGCTTCAGCATCAAATTTACCTAAATCGCTCAGAGCGTTGGTTACAGATTCTTCTAATTTTTCATTGAGAACTTCAGCCAAGGCTCTGCCAAAAAAAAAGGCTTGAATTACGGGATTGCTCATCGCGCAAAATTTCTTAATAGCTTTCGTTACAAATTATATCTCTTCTCGATCAGAAGAGGTTTTAAAGGGATAGGATTAAAAATTTTTCTTACGATTGAATTTAATCTGTCAAATTCAAACTTAGTTGAACGTACCCTGGAGATGGTTCTGTAGCAAGGGGTAAAACTTTTAGATAACGAGAGTAATTGTCATGCAAAAATAAAGAATTACCTGGACGTTGACTATCGATGGTTAACCAATGATGAAAGACTTGTTCTCTTAAATCTTTCGGTTTAACTAGTTGATAAACTCTAACCCGTTTCTGATTTTGACGCTCATAACGGATACAACGAATCCCGTAATCGATTTTTTCTAATAAACGTCTAATAATAATAATCGGACTAGAGTTTTTAGCTAGACCAATTCCTAATGTTGTTTTAATTTCGCTGCGATGGTGTAGTGCAGTGCTGGCTAGAGCTTGAAGATCGCGATCGCTATTGCGTAATTCTCTTTCTGGATGATTAATCAAAATAGGAACTCCTAACACTTCCATTGTGCCAACACTTGCCCCTAGTTGAGAACCATTAAAATCAGGTAAAAATAAACTTCCTTCTCCTTGTTGAATTAATTTCAGGGCAACTTTGGCATCTCGATCTGCTAAAAAAGAACGACCAACAGTTAAAAAGTAATGTAGGCGAATTTTGTCATACCAACCATCATCATCTAAAGCAATTAATTCAGGAGTAACGGGAAGATGATAGCGTTGTTGTAGTTCGTATTTTTTGAGTTGATGTTTTTGAAGCAGAGTTTTGACTATTCTTTTTTTAAGGCTTTGATATTGTTTTTCTGTCAAACTTTTAGCTTCTGCGATCGCTTGACATTCGTTTTGATAGTTTTGTTGCCTCACTTCTGCGATCGCTTCTAATAAAGATGGGGTTTTATCTTTTTGGTTAGAAGTAATGATATTGACAGGTGGAGGAAGAATTTGATGTCCTTCATCTTTGAGAGCCGATAAAATTGACTCACGGTAATTAATCATGCCTGCGTTGTATCTTACCGCCATTTTTGCCCAACAAAGTAAGGATTCGGCTTGAAATCCTGTATCAATATCTTCTAAACTTTCAAAATCTGATTGTTGTAGCAAACGGATATTCAGTTGAGTTAAACGATGTCCTGAAGTAAGTAAACTAGGAATTGAAGTTGAACCATTGCCAATTCGATTAAAGCCATAATTAGCACACCAAAGATAACGAGGAATATTAGCTCTTACTCTAGCTAAAGTTTGTCTAACTGCATTTTCCCCTTGAATTCCTTGAGCAAGACACCAAACTGAAGTAAAGTGATCGGATAATTCAATCGAAATACCTGTTTCAATGGAAGGACTAGCTAAAACCACCTCATAGTTAATTAGGACTTCATTTAATTTGGTAATACATCCATAAGCAGGATGCTGAGGGTCGGCAAGAGATTCCGAATCAAGGCGTAAAATCTTCTTGTGAGGAAATTTTTTACGAAAATAGGCTTCTAAAGTCCTAGTTCCCCATTTACTGGTTAATTTTTGGGCAGAAAGACAAACCATCGGTTTGCCTCCTTGTTTAATATATTTCTCTAAATCTTTAACAATTTTTTTCGGCGTACTGTCTTGATAGTTATAAACTTGCCAAGCAGATTGAGGATTGGGTTGCCAATCATTGTAGATAAGATAAGGTTCAATCGCAGTTCCTGACAGGGAAATGAGATAATCAAGGGAAATATCACTCAAATCAGCATCCACAGCATAGACTTTGCCCTTGCCTGTCAAAACATTTTGTAGTAAAAGTTTTAAAGACCTTAGAATTGCTACTCGATTGGCTTTACAAGTACTAGAATTTAAACAATGCCAGATAACTTGTTCTACTTCATCAAAAATAACAATACTATCTGACCAATCTTCAGGATTAAATTGAGCTTGAGAATTAGGGTGAAGTGAATCTATACACAAACCAAACCCAATTCCATCACCAGAATTAGTTTTGATTTCAGTAACATAATTAAGGTCAAAACGCTGACATAAAGCCTGAACCAACTGAATTCGATGACCAATTACTAAAACTTTTTGTTCAATAGCAATGGCATCGGCTACAATTTGTTCTAGAAACTTGGTTTTGCCCGTTCCTTTAGGGGATTTAATCCCAATCAATTGAGCGGAATCAGGAAGATCTACTGCTGGTAAATAGGGACAATTAAATTGTAGTTGAGGAAGATGGGTTAAACGATTCCAAGCTTGCGCTTTCCAGGTTTCAAAAGTTAAGGCATTTTGATAGGCGCAATCAAAAGCAGCTTGAGTTTGATTAGCAATTAAGTCATCTACTCCTTTACCTAAACTCGATTTCCAATGAACAACTTTAACTGTGCAACCAAGCTGTTCAAGTAAATAGCCAGTTTTTTTAATCGCAGTGTTAACTGCTTTGATCGTATTCGGTTTAGTATCTTGATCGAAAACAAAATATACTTCTCGTTGCTGCTTAATTAATTCTTGTAATTGAGAAATTAAATAAGATTTACCGATCCGTTTTCCTGTTTCATCTTTCGGTGTGCGATAACCATTGTTAATTCCTGGTAAACCAACAGCTACATAACCAGCCGACAATAATGCACCTGCCTTTTTTGCTCCTTCAGTAATACACAAAGGAATTTCAGGATGTTTGAGCAACCATTGCCAAAAACCTAAATCAGAACGAGTTTGATCCCAATCTGAAGCTATAATATCTACTCTGTAGCGATGAGCAATTTTTTCCCAAATCCGAACAGGAACTTTGAGAGCAAATAATCCTGTGGCAGTTTTAGGAGGATGTTCGTATTTAATCAGTTTGTCTTGATTAATACTTTGACGTGGTTGGACAGGCTTAAAACAACCCCATAAATCTTCTTCTCCAGTCATAACATCAACCCCCGAACACCACCAACCACCTTCGGTTGTATGAGCATAAAGTTGAAGAAATCCTTCAGTTACCCGACCGTCATTTCTTCTGGGAATAGCATCAGAGTAAAGTAAATATTCGGAAGGTGAAAAACCATGCAAAGGAATTACATTGAGATTAGTTAACTCTTCGTCGACACAACTAGCTTGCCATTCCAATTGATGATTCATCTTTATTTTTTCCTACCGATTGAAGAGTAAGTATGATACCACTATATGTGGTGTATGATGAGCAAAAAAAATCGTAATACAACACTAAATATCTTAAGACTAGGCTTTAGTGGTAGACAACCGCAACTTCCGTTAAATTAGATTTACAGCCAAAGTATTTTTTACTGCCTCGTCTTTTAAAAATCTGTGAATTCATACCAGCAAATTCCCATCGAAGAATGCGGAGAACCTCTTGTTCCCATTCCTTTAGAAAAATTCGCCGTAGAGTTACCCCATCCCTATGAAAGGTTAGGAGCAAATTATGGAGAGCGATCGCCTTACTGTTTACGTCAAGGAGTAGTGACTGCTTTAGAAAAAGCGCAGTTTCTATTGAATAAAAGCTATCCTGGTTGGAAATTAAAAATTTTTGATGCTTATCGAACTGTAGGAGTACAGCAATTTATGGTTGATTACACCTATGGGATACTACTCAAGCGACAGGGTTTGCCAGAACATAAGCTTTCTCCTCAACAGCGTCAAAAAATTTGGGATCAAGTATATCAACTTTGGGCTGCACCTAGCTTAGATCCTTTAACTCCTCCTCCTCATAGTACAGGAGCAGCGATCGATCTGACTTTAATTGATGATCGAGGTATTACTCTAGATCTGGGAGGTCAAATTGATGAAATCTCTCCGCGTTCTCATCCTGATTACTATGCCAAAAGTCAAGACATTAAGGAACAGCAATTCCATCGTCGTCGTCAATTGCTAGAAAGAGTGATGCTTAATGCTGGTTTTTCTCGTCATCCTAGAGAATGGTGGCATTTTTCGTTAGGCGATCAAATGTGGGCTTGGTTACACAACCAAAATAATCCTAATAATTCTGTAATTGCTCGTTATGGCAGAATTTAGCTAATTCAAATCGCTCTTATTTTAGAAGATAAATTCCTATTGTTAACATAGATTTAAATCTATTGTTATTGACAAATAAATAGAGATAAAGCTATTATTATTTCAGGTATTGTCATTGTAGACCAATAACAGTGATAGTTCGTGGTTTCGTTCTAGAAGGGTTATTTAAATCCCTAAGAGCGAGAGCTAACTACGAAGTAATTATAATTGAAATGCTCTACTCCTTAACAGTAATCAATCATAAATAGCTGTTGTGGTCTCCTTTGTCATTCCTCCATAACAAGCCATTTAGTTACCTGCACTCTACAGGTAACTTTATTTTTGTTAGGCTCATTTTAGGTTTAAAAAGCAGACAATTTCCTTTTGGTAAATGATTTTAGGTTTTGATCCAGGCAGAGATAAATGCGGTATTGCAGTAATGAATTTTGCTCGCCAAATTGTTTTTCATCAAGTAGTTGATTCTCAACTGGCGTTAGCTGATCTGCAAAAGTTATGTCAACAATATGAAATCAAACTAATTGTCATGGGTAATTTAACCACAGCTAAAAGCTGGCGACAAAAGATTGAATCAGAGTTGTCCTTCTCAATTCCTTTAGTAATGGTAGATGAAAATAATAGTTCTGTTGAAGCTAGAGAACGTTATTGGCAGATGTATCCACCTCGAGGTTTAAAAAAGTTAATTCCTCAAGGAATGCGGATTCCTCCTCGTCCAGTAGACGATATTGTAGCTATTCTCTTGATTGAAAGATATTTGGCTACATCTGAGTACGGACAGTAAACATATAATCTCCACCTGGTTCTAATTGATAATCACAGTGTTCTAAAAAGCGTCCAAGAGGCTCTTGAATTAATGCCCTGCCTAAAGAAGGTTGAATTAATAGTTTTTTTTGTCGAAAACGCCACTGAAATTGCCAATGATAGTTAGCAGCCTTGACTTCTCCTTCAAGGTTGCCCAAATGCCAAGATTGTTTGGTAATCCGAACGTAGGCGGTAGTTTCTGGGAGCGATCGAGAACTCACAATATTTGCTTAGAAATTTTTATCCTAATTTTAGGTTACAAGTTAAATCATATCTAACCTTCAAGATGTTTATAGTTTGACAAAAATAAAAAAGGCTACTCCCGTAAAAAACAAAATTGTCAAAGATATTAAATAGATTACAATCCAAGAAAACTGTTGTTCTAATCTTTTATAAGCTACTTTAACTTTGACTAACTGTTTTTTAGTAAGCTGCAATTCGGTGATAATATCTTCTCTTGCTTCCTTACTAAAAGGACTGCCAGATTTTTCTAAAATATCGATACGTTGATTAAATTTTTCTTCTAATTGGGTAATATGCTCGGGAAAATTTTGAGAAGTTCTTTCAATCAGTTTTTCTAACAATCCAGGACTTAATTGACAATAACCTTTGTAAACATAGCGAATAGCATCAGCTAATTCATGAGCAGGGGTATTTTTGAGGAGATAACCTTTTGCTCCTGACTGCATTGCATTTTCAACATCTACTTCATTATTATGACTACTTAAAACTAAAATTTTATTTTCGGGAAAACGTTGTGCTACAACTTTAATTGTTGTAATACCGTCCATACCTGGCATTTCTATATCTAATATGGTAAGGTCAGGTTTGAGATTTTGAATTTTTTCTATTGCTTCTAGACCATCATTAGCTTGACCGACAACCTTAATATCAGACTCAGCTTCTAAATACATCTGTAAAGCTTGTCTAATTAGGTTCTGATCATCAACTATCAGAACGCGAATCATTGTTTGCAATTCCTGTTAAAATAACTATCAAGTTTGCTCGATACTTCTACTTAATTTAAAGATTTTGTAAGAGTATATCATTAGATTGCTAGTTTTTCGAGATTGGTTTATCCTAAATTAATAACGATAATTTAACCAATAATAAACTGAATTTATAAAATCGAAATAATAATTTAAATATAAACTTTTTATTTCAAAAACATTAAACTATAGCCAATCCAAACCAAAATAATCAAAATTTGTACAAGACTTAAAATGTAAATTTTTTCTTGAAGCTTTTTCAAGATTTG from Stanieria cyanosphaera PCC 7437 encodes:
- a CDS encoding ABC1 kinase family protein; translated protein: MAINRPETGKKTYRWNRENYSRTRRRIDIWIFVFTLLFKFWRNGKKWSYSGGFTEEKLAQRRKAQAIWIRESLLELGPTFIKVGQLFSTRADLFPSEYVEELAKLQDRVPAFAYEQVAAIIEKDLGKPIGQLFHKFDPTPLAAASLGQVHKAQLHSGEEVVVKVQRPGLKQLFTIDLAILKQIARYFQNHPRWGQGKDWIGIYEECCRILWEETDYINEGRNADTFRRNFRQENWVHVPRVYWRYASPRVLTLEYLPGIKISHYEAIEAAGLDRKLLARLGAKAYLQQLLNSGFFHADPHPGNIAVSPEGSLIFYDFGMMGQIKNNIREKLMDTLFGIAQKNADLVVNSLIEVGALTPTGDLSPVRRSVQYMLDNFMDKPFEEQSIEAISEDLYDIAYGQPFRFPATFTFVMRAFSTLEGVGKGLDPEFNFMEVAQPFAMQLMTNSNGRNNSTIFDEIGRQAAQVGSTALGLPRRIEDTIDKLERGDLRVRVRSIESERALRRLSAVQMGTNHTILIGALILSATLLFVNGSINLAAIAAGLALVPAWALLRLYRKIDRSDRMF
- a CDS encoding DUF6825 family protein, with protein sequence MSNPVIQAFFFGRALAEVLNEKLEESVTNALSDLGKFDAEARENLRQFIEEVQARAEREANFASANPASGTTNNNKNVDTEDLQEMLDQLRAEIASLKAELNKYRNQ
- a CDS encoding plasmid replication protein, CyRepA1 family, coding for MNHQLEWQASCVDEELTNLNVIPLHGFSPSEYLLYSDAIPRRNDGRVTEGFLQLYAHTTEGGWWCSGVDVMTGEEDLWGCFKPVQPRQSINQDKLIKYEHPPKTATGLFALKVPVRIWEKIAHRYRVDIIASDWDQTRSDLGFWQWLLKHPEIPLCITEGAKKAGALLSAGYVAVGLPGINNGYRTPKDETGKRIGKSYLISQLQELIKQQREVYFVFDQDTKPNTIKAVNTAIKKTGYLLEQLGCTVKVVHWKSSLGKGVDDLIANQTQAAFDCAYQNALTFETWKAQAWNRLTHLPQLQFNCPYLPAVDLPDSAQLIGIKSPKGTGKTKFLEQIVADAIAIEQKVLVIGHRIQLVQALCQRFDLNYVTEIKTNSGDGIGFGLCIDSLHPNSQAQFNPEDWSDSIVIFDEVEQVIWHCLNSSTCKANRVAILRSLKLLLQNVLTGKGKVYAVDADLSDISLDYLISLSGTAIEPYLIYNDWQPNPQSAWQVYNYQDSTPKKIVKDLEKYIKQGGKPMVCLSAQKLTSKWGTRTLEAYFRKKFPHKKILRLDSESLADPQHPAYGCITKLNEVLINYEVVLASPSIETGISIELSDHFTSVWCLAQGIQGENAVRQTLARVRANIPRYLWCANYGFNRIGNGSTSIPSLLTSGHRLTQLNIRLLQQSDFESLEDIDTGFQAESLLCWAKMAVRYNAGMINYRESILSALKDEGHQILPPPVNIITSNQKDKTPSLLEAIAEVRQQNYQNECQAIAEAKSLTEKQYQSLKKRIVKTLLQKHQLKKYELQQRYHLPVTPELIALDDDGWYDKIRLHYFLTVGRSFLADRDAKVALKLIQQGEGSLFLPDFNGSQLGASVGTMEVLGVPILINHPERELRNSDRDLQALASTALHHRSEIKTTLGIGLAKNSSPIIIIRRLLEKIDYGIRCIRYERQNQKRVRVYQLVKPKDLREQVFHHWLTIDSQRPGNSLFLHDNYSRYLKVLPLATEPSPGYVQLSLNLTD
- a CDS encoding M15 family metallopeptidase; the encoded protein is MNSYQQIPIEECGEPLVPIPLEKFAVELPHPYERLGANYGERSPYCLRQGVVTALEKAQFLLNKSYPGWKLKIFDAYRTVGVQQFMVDYTYGILLKRQGLPEHKLSPQQRQKIWDQVYQLWAAPSLDPLTPPPHSTGAAIDLTLIDDRGITLDLGGQIDEISPRSHPDYYAKSQDIKEQQFHRRRQLLERVMLNAGFSRHPREWWHFSLGDQMWAWLHNQNNPNNSVIARYGRI
- a CDS encoding pre-16S rRNA-processing nuclease YqgF; this encodes MILGFDPGRDKCGIAVMNFARQIVFHQVVDSQLALADLQKLCQQYEIKLIVMGNLTTAKSWRQKIESELSFSIPLVMVDENNSSVEARERYWQMYPPRGLKKLIPQGMRIPPRPVDDIVAILLIERYLATSEYGQ
- a CDS encoding DUF3146 family protein, whose amino-acid sequence is MSSRSLPETTAYVRITKQSWHLGNLEGEVKAANYHWQFQWRFRQKKLLIQPSLGRALIQEPLGRFLEHCDYQLEPGGDYMFTVRTQM
- a CDS encoding response regulator, with product MIRVLIVDDQNLIRQALQMYLEAESDIKVVGQANDGLEAIEKIQNLKPDLTILDIEMPGMDGITTIKVVAQRFPENKILVLSSHNNEVDVENAMQSGAKGYLLKNTPAHELADAIRYVYKGYCQLSPGLLEKLIERTSQNFPEHITQLEEKFNQRIDILEKSGSPFSKEAREDIITELQLTKKQLVKVKVAYKRLEQQFSWIVIYLISLTILFFTGVAFFIFVKL